In Candidatus Kaistella beijingensis, a genomic segment contains:
- the kduI gene encoding 5-dehydro-4-deoxy-D-glucuronate isomerase: protein MKTNYSFRYAANPADVKSYDTEKLRNEFLIENLFTENEINLVYSMYDRFIVGGAMPVNERLNLETIDYLKSENFLDRRELGIVNVGGKGEVYVDGEVFELDKKEALYVGKGKKEILFVSKDAENPALFYLNSAPAHEAYPTKKIGKEEAVVINLGDQENCNKRVLNKLIVNELVQTNQLQMGLTELLPGNIWNTMPAHTHSRRMEAYFYFDLTEGQTISHFMGQTHETRHIFMQNNQAVLSPEWSIHSGAGTSNYSFIWGMAGENLDYGDMDICPPNELK, encoded by the coding sequence ATGAAGACGAATTACAGTTTCAGGTACGCGGCGAATCCCGCTGATGTGAAATCTTATGACACGGAAAAATTAAGAAACGAGTTCTTAATTGAAAATCTTTTTACGGAGAATGAAATCAACCTGGTTTATTCGATGTACGACCGATTCATTGTCGGTGGTGCAATGCCTGTAAATGAAAGACTCAATTTGGAAACCATTGATTATTTAAAATCAGAAAATTTCCTCGATAGAAGAGAACTCGGAATTGTAAACGTGGGCGGAAAAGGTGAAGTTTACGTAGATGGAGAAGTTTTTGAGCTCGACAAAAAAGAAGCGCTTTACGTTGGAAAAGGAAAGAAGGAGATCCTTTTCGTAAGTAAAGATGCTGAAAATCCTGCTTTATTTTATCTGAATTCTGCACCTGCTCACGAAGCATATCCAACCAAAAAAATTGGCAAAGAAGAAGCGGTGGTCATCAATTTAGGAGACCAAGAGAACTGCAACAAAAGGGTTCTCAACAAACTGATCGTAAACGAATTGGTTCAAACCAACCAACTTCAAATGGGTTTGACCGAACTTTTACCGGGAAATATTTGGAACACGATGCCTGCACACACGCACTCTAGAAGAATGGAAGCATATTTCTATTTCGATTTGACGGAAGGACAGACGATTTCACATTTTATGGGACAAACGCACGAAACGCGACATATTTTTATGCAAAATAATCAGGCGGTTCTTTCTCCCGAATGGTCGATTCACAGTGGAGCGGGAACTTCCAACTATTCTTTTATTTGGGGAATGGCAGGAGAAAATCTTGATTATGGCGATATGGATATTTGTCCACCAAATGAATTAAAATAA
- a CDS encoding glycoside hydrolase family 28 protein — protein sequence MNYIISKKIIITLCFSFCLQSINSQTTDWQSYVDKAPFKVKLPTNANINSGKKIISVKDFGAIPDAKTLTTEAFQKAIDQSSKDGNTIIKVPAGNWLLSPIELKSNITIHLEKGAVMQFTKDRTKFPMLAKNSKGTEYFVMSPIYARNVANVIITGEGTIDGGGDSWRPVKKGKVTADFWENLIRTGVLSDDKKVWWPSSDAMNGDNILNSLKKKTDLTEKDFLPARDFLRPYLMNLINCKNLQIHGITIQNSPKLTVYVSQSDGVILNNLKVLNPKWGQNTDGIDISGSKNVLVYNCTVDVGDDGICMKSSSKKDDTSTQLENIIIAKNTVFNAHGGFSIGSNTDGGMNNIFVTDCNFIGTDIGVRVKSNEGIGGNVSNIYIENIVMKNIVEEAINMSSVYENRQVGKTPDNNVKGEKIPEYFNFYFKNITCEGAETAVNLNGLENSPIHDLYFENVMIKANNGFVAENVEHVFMKNTKILCEGNPFKLKNATNVLLDGKVVR from the coding sequence ATGAATTACATTATTTCTAAAAAAATCATAATCACTCTCTGCTTTTCATTTTGCCTGCAATCGATTAATTCACAAACTACAGATTGGCAATCTTATGTGGATAAAGCACCATTTAAAGTTAAACTTCCTACAAATGCGAATATAAATTCAGGCAAAAAAATAATCTCTGTAAAGGATTTCGGTGCAATTCCTGATGCCAAAACTTTGACTACGGAAGCATTTCAAAAAGCAATCGACCAAAGTTCAAAGGATGGAAATACCATTATTAAAGTTCCTGCGGGAAATTGGCTTTTAAGTCCCATTGAACTGAAAAGCAATATTACCATTCATTTAGAAAAAGGAGCAGTAATGCAGTTTACGAAAGACCGCACCAAATTTCCGATGCTTGCAAAAAATTCAAAAGGAACCGAATATTTTGTGATGTCGCCGATTTACGCAAGAAACGTGGCGAATGTTATCATTACGGGGGAAGGAACTATCGACGGAGGTGGCGACAGTTGGAGACCTGTAAAAAAAGGAAAAGTGACCGCAGATTTTTGGGAAAACCTCATCAGAACAGGTGTTTTAAGCGACGACAAAAAAGTTTGGTGGCCAAGTTCTGACGCGATGAATGGCGACAATATTTTAAACAGTCTAAAAAAGAAAACAGATTTGACCGAAAAAGATTTTCTACCTGCGAGAGATTTTCTGCGTCCTTATTTAATGAACCTCATCAACTGTAAAAACCTACAGATTCACGGAATTACGATTCAGAATTCGCCGAAACTGACGGTTTATGTTTCTCAATCGGATGGAGTTATTCTAAACAATCTGAAAGTTCTCAATCCAAAATGGGGACAAAACACAGACGGAATCGACATCAGTGGTTCTAAAAACGTTCTCGTTTACAATTGCACAGTCGATGTTGGCGACGATGGAATTTGCATGAAAAGTTCGAGCAAAAAAGACGATACTTCCACCCAACTTGAAAACATCATTATTGCAAAAAACACCGTTTTCAACGCACATGGCGGATTTTCAATTGGTTCAAATACAGACGGTGGAATGAACAATATTTTTGTAACAGACTGCAACTTTATCGGAACAGATATTGGAGTTCGCGTGAAAAGCAATGAAGGAATCGGCGGAAACGTTTCGAATATTTATATTGAGAATATTGTAATGAAAAACATCGTTGAAGAAGCCATTAATATGTCCTCTGTTTATGAAAACAGGCAAGTTGGAAAAACTCCCGACAACAATGTAAAAGGCGAAAAAATTCCTGAATATTTTAATTTTTATTTCAAAAATATTACGTGCGAAGGGGCTGAAACTGCGGTAAACCTTAATGGATTAGAAAATTCTCCTATTCATGATTTGTATTTTGAAAATGTGATGATTAAAGCAAACAATGGTTTTGTGGCGGAGAATGTGGAGCATGTTTTTATGAAGAATACGAAAATTTTGTGCGAAGGAAATCCTTTCAAATTGAAAAATGCGACAAATGTTTTGTTAGATGGAAAGGTGGTGAGATAA
- a CDS encoding dicarboxylate/amino acid:cation symporter gives MKGQNKLFIAIVVALILGVILGGIVHTQYPESSESFSKNIKLLGTIFIRLVQMIIAPLVFTTLVVGIAKMSDMKMIGRVGTKAMLWFISASLVSLMIGLVLVNWLEPGHVTKLPIHDAASADELLKTSKGFSMEDFVKHIFPKSVFEAFATNEVLQIVVFSIMFGIALANMGEEYTKPLIKAFEICAHAILKMVGYIMWFAPFGVLGAIAAVVATNGFEIFKVYAIYLRDFFFALGILWLVLCIVGYLILGNRLFELLRRIKEPLLIAFSTTSSEAVFPKLVEELERFGCNNRIVSFILPLGYSFNLDGSMMYMTFASIFIAQIYGIEMSIGQQITMLLVLMLTSKGIAGVPRASLVIIVATCTMFGIPPEGIALILPIDHFCDMGRSMTNVLGNALATSAVSKWEGQLDSHGGDL, from the coding sequence ATGAAAGGCCAAAACAAACTCTTCATCGCCATTGTGGTTGCATTAATTTTAGGTGTAATTCTCGGCGGAATCGTTCACACACAATATCCTGAAAGTTCAGAATCTTTCTCAAAAAACATCAAACTTCTCGGAACCATTTTCATCAGGCTCGTTCAGATGATTATCGCTCCTTTGGTTTTCACCACGTTAGTTGTGGGAATCGCCAAGATGAGCGACATGAAAATGATTGGAAGAGTGGGAACGAAAGCGATGCTTTGGTTTATTTCCGCATCTTTAGTTTCTTTGATGATTGGTTTGGTTTTGGTGAATTGGTTGGAACCGGGACACGTTACCAAACTTCCGATTCACGATGCCGCTTCTGCCGACGAACTTTTGAAAACTAGCAAAGGTTTTTCCATGGAAGATTTTGTAAAACATATTTTCCCGAAGAGCGTCTTTGAAGCATTTGCTACGAATGAAGTTTTGCAGATTGTGGTTTTCTCCATCATGTTTGGAATTGCTTTGGCAAATATGGGCGAAGAATATACAAAACCTTTAATCAAAGCTTTTGAAATTTGCGCTCATGCAATTCTAAAAATGGTAGGTTACATCATGTGGTTTGCACCTTTTGGAGTTTTGGGTGCAATTGCTGCGGTCGTCGCAACCAACGGATTTGAGATTTTCAAAGTTTATGCGATTTATCTCCGTGATTTCTTTTTTGCATTGGGAATTTTGTGGTTGGTTTTATGTATTGTTGGATATTTAATTTTAGGAAACCGACTTTTCGAATTATTAAGAAGAATTAAAGAACCTTTACTCATCGCATTTTCCACTACAAGTTCCGAAGCAGTTTTCCCAAAATTAGTGGAAGAACTCGAAAGATTTGGCTGCAACAACAGAATCGTATCCTTTATTTTGCCTTTAGGATATTCCTTCAATCTCGACGGTAGTATGATGTACATGACTTTCGCTTCCATTTTCATCGCACAGATTTACGGAATTGAAATGTCCATCGGACAGCAAATCACCATGCTTTTGGTGCTTATGTTGACTTCCAAAGGAATTGCAGGAGTTCCACGTGCAAGTTTGGTGATCATTGTCGCAACCTGTACCATGTTCGGAATTCCCCCGGAAGGAATTGCGCTAATCTTGCCAATCGACCATTTCTGTGATATGGGAAGAAGTATGACGAATGTTCTTGGAAATGCTTTAGCAACTTCTGCCGTTTCAAAATGGGAAGGACAGTTGGATAGTCACGGCGGAGATTTGTAA
- a CDS encoding TlpA family protein disulfide reductase: MKTYFLVLLFSILAVSCSKKVEVKGNFAGGSPLERIEFIEASGVATLPLTNIGVDSKGSFTGSFEAPKNGMYIMTYAGKQAMVYLKGGQTLNISGQAQNFPQQFTVTGDAKNNNDLLKEFQKFFEGYAAKVNVGEMVAQDEATFLKTIDRIKNDIEKGIDAAAKKTSADSEVADFKKDELHASLLGLMNQYEMNHGLASQNPSFKVSKNFRDVEKKLEGDTDKMLRSQPIFRNYLLGKLSQDFQTFATDNNKDGKALTSELFAKFINTKKDLSQLAKDYLLGFVLSSTDIQQGMPAENIAKLDKVIKDNVKDAEIKKDLEKVLFVISGPKVGEAAPASKLIKQDGSSDKLFDGKGKPTLVMFYASWNPYISEATVPVLKEVVNFYKSKMNFTFVNVDDTKEQFVKTSNAMLKGIPGTNLYGEGGLNSQVAKDFGIYGFKLPSFIVLDKDGKIASRFFYNLGDPEIVTVLDKVTGLKAPMVQPEAHLQNDLLAPQNQAPQEQKAPATK; the protein is encoded by the coding sequence ATGAAGACGTATTTTTTAGTATTACTTTTCTCGATTTTAGCAGTTTCATGTTCCAAAAAAGTGGAGGTTAAAGGTAATTTTGCTGGCGGTTCACCTCTTGAAAGAATCGAGTTTATCGAAGCTTCTGGTGTTGCAACGCTTCCGTTAACCAATATTGGGGTAGATTCTAAAGGAAGTTTTACAGGAAGTTTCGAAGCTCCAAAAAATGGAATGTATATCATGACCTACGCGGGAAAACAGGCGATGGTTTATTTGAAAGGCGGCCAAACCCTAAATATTTCAGGTCAGGCACAAAATTTTCCACAACAGTTTACCGTTACTGGTGACGCTAAAAATAATAACGATTTACTGAAAGAATTCCAGAAATTTTTTGAGGGTTATGCAGCTAAAGTAAATGTCGGCGAAATGGTAGCTCAAGATGAAGCAACTTTCCTTAAAACAATTGACAGAATCAAAAACGATATCGAAAAAGGAATTGACGCAGCCGCAAAAAAGACTTCAGCAGACAGTGAGGTCGCAGATTTCAAAAAAGACGAACTGCATGCAAGCCTACTTGGGTTGATGAACCAATACGAAATGAATCATGGTTTGGCTTCGCAAAATCCATCTTTCAAAGTTTCTAAAAATTTCAGGGATGTTGAGAAAAAATTGGAAGGAGATACTGATAAAATGCTCAGAAGTCAGCCCATTTTCAGAAATTATCTCTTAGGCAAATTAAGCCAGGATTTCCAGACATTTGCTACCGATAATAATAAGGATGGTAAAGCATTAACCTCTGAACTTTTTGCAAAATTTATCAACACCAAAAAGGATCTGTCTCAACTCGCGAAAGATTATCTTTTAGGATTCGTGCTTTCAAGCACTGATATTCAACAGGGAATGCCTGCTGAAAATATTGCGAAACTTGATAAAGTAATCAAGGATAATGTTAAAGATGCTGAAATCAAAAAAGATTTGGAAAAAGTTTTATTTGTGATTTCAGGACCTAAAGTTGGCGAAGCAGCTCCTGCCTCAAAATTAATCAAGCAGGACGGAAGTTCCGATAAACTTTTCGACGGTAAAGGAAAACCTACTTTGGTGATGTTTTACGCTTCCTGGAACCCCTATATTTCTGAAGCCACGGTGCCTGTGTTAAAAGAAGTTGTTAATTTCTACAAATCGAAAATGAATTTCACTTTTGTGAATGTAGATGATACCAAAGAACAGTTCGTAAAAACGAGTAACGCCATGCTGAAAGGAATTCCGGGCACAAACCTTTATGGTGAGGGCGGATTGAATTCACAAGTCGCCAAAGATTTCGGTATTTATGGTTTCAAATTGCCTTCATTTATCGTTCTTGATAAAGACGGTAAAATTGCAAGCCGTTTCTTCTACAATCTGGGTGATCCAGAAATAGTGACCGTTCTTGATAAAGTAACAGGGTTAAAAGCACCAATGGTTCAGCCAGAAGCTCATCTGCAGAATGATTTGCTCGCACCGCAAAATCAAGCACCTCAAGAACAAAAAGCACCGGCTACAAAATAA
- a CDS encoding succinate dehydrogenase/fumarate reductase iron-sulfur subunit, which translates to MSTKKGLNLTLKIWRQKNNKSKGQFETYKLSDVSTDSSFLEMLDMLNEQLVNNGSEPVAFDHDCREGICGMCSLYINGRPHGPDTGITTCQLHMRMFKDGETITIEPWRSAAFPIIKDLVVDRSAFDRVMAAGGFISVNTSGRTTDANNILVPKPEADKAMDAAACIGCGACVATCKNGSAMLFVGAKVSQYALLPQGQVEAKRRVLSMVAAMDEEGFGNCSNTGACEVECPKGISLEVIARMNREFMGAMVDKG; encoded by the coding sequence ATGAGTACAAAAAAAGGCTTAAATCTGACTCTGAAAATTTGGAGACAGAAAAACAATAAATCAAAAGGACAGTTTGAAACCTACAAACTTTCTGACGTTTCTACCGATTCATCATTCCTCGAAATGTTGGATATGCTCAACGAGCAACTGGTGAACAACGGAAGCGAACCTGTAGCTTTCGACCACGACTGTCGCGAAGGAATCTGCGGAATGTGTTCCCTTTACATCAACGGTCGTCCTCACGGTCCGGATACTGGAATTACGACTTGTCAGTTACACATGAGAATGTTCAAAGACGGTGAAACCATCACCATTGAACCTTGGAGAAGTGCGGCGTTCCCAATCATTAAAGATTTGGTGGTGGACAGAAGTGCATTCGATAGAGTAATGGCTGCAGGTGGATTTATTTCGGTAAACACTTCCGGAAGAACAACCGATGCCAATAATATTTTAGTTCCAAAACCTGAAGCAGATAAGGCGATGGACGCTGCAGCTTGTATCGGTTGTGGAGCGTGTGTTGCGACTTGTAAAAATGGTTCAGCGATGCTGTTTGTTGGAGCAAAAGTTTCCCAATATGCATTGCTTCCACAAGGTCAGGTTGAGGCGAAAAGAAGAGTTTTATCGATGGTTGCCGCAATGGATGAAGAAGGATTCGGAAACTGTTCCAACACCGGAGCTTGCGAAGTAGAATGTCCGAAAGGAATTTCTTTGGAGGTAATTGCAAGAATGAACCGCGAGTTTATGGGAGCAATGGTGGATAAAGGTTAA
- a CDS encoding fumarate reductase/succinate dehydrogenase flavoprotein subunit — protein MGVLDSKIPAGPLADKWKNHKDHMNLVAPNNRDKIDIIVVGTGLAGGSAAATLAEQGYNVKAFCYQDSPRRAHSIAAQGGINAAKNYQNDGDSIYRLFYDTIKGGDYRAREANVYRLAEVSGNIIDQCVAQGVPFGREYGGQLDNRSFGGVQVKRTFYAKGQTGQQLLLGAYSAMSRQIGKGKIKMYNRHEMLELVVVDGKARGIIARNLVTGEIERHSAHAVVIASGGYGNVYFLSTNAMGSNVSASWKIHKKGAYFANPCYVQIHPTCIPVHGTQQSKLTLMSESLRNSGRIWVPKNIEDAVAIREGRLRPENIKEEDRDYYLERRYPAFGNLVPRDVASRAAKERCDAGYGIENNDTKEGVFLDFSTEIMKKGKEAALEKNIHNPSQQQIYDLGKAWVEEKYGNLFVMYEKITADNPYVTPMKIYPAVHYTMGGVWVDYNLQSTIPGCFVIGEANFSDHGANRLGASALMQGLADGYFVLPYTIADYLSADIRTGAIPTNTADFDAAEKEVKDKIHFFLNNKGKHSVDYFHKKLGHIMWNKVGMGRTPEGLSEAISEIEEVRKEFWKDVRVPGSNDEMNPELEKAFRVADFLELGQLMAKDALTREESCGGHFRWDHATPEGEAERDDANFKFVSCWEYNGEDINAEILHKEDLVYENIEVKTRSYK, from the coding sequence ATGGGAGTATTAGATTCAAAAATTCCGGCAGGTCCTTTAGCGGACAAATGGAAAAATCATAAAGACCACATGAACTTGGTTGCACCAAACAACCGCGATAAAATTGATATTATTGTGGTGGGAACCGGACTTGCAGGTGGTTCTGCAGCCGCAACTTTGGCGGAGCAAGGCTATAATGTAAAAGCATTTTGCTACCAGGATTCACCAAGAAGAGCGCACTCTATCGCGGCTCAAGGAGGGATCAACGCAGCAAAAAATTATCAAAACGATGGTGACTCTATCTACAGATTATTTTACGACACGATAAAAGGTGGCGATTACCGCGCAAGAGAAGCAAACGTATATCGTTTAGCAGAAGTTTCCGGAAATATCATCGACCAGTGTGTTGCGCAAGGTGTTCCTTTCGGTAGAGAATACGGCGGACAATTGGATAACCGTTCCTTCGGTGGTGTTCAGGTGAAAAGAACTTTCTACGCAAAAGGTCAAACCGGGCAGCAATTATTGTTGGGAGCATATTCCGCAATGAGCCGACAAATCGGAAAAGGAAAAATAAAAATGTACAACCGTCACGAAATGCTTGAATTGGTAGTTGTTGACGGAAAAGCGAGAGGAATTATCGCAAGAAATTTAGTAACCGGAGAAATCGAAAGACATTCTGCACACGCAGTCGTTATCGCTTCCGGAGGTTACGGAAATGTCTATTTCCTTTCTACCAACGCGATGGGTTCCAACGTTTCAGCCTCTTGGAAAATTCATAAAAAAGGAGCGTATTTCGCAAATCCTTGTTATGTGCAGATTCACCCGACTTGTATTCCGGTTCACGGAACGCAGCAATCGAAATTAACTTTAATGTCGGAATCTTTAAGAAACTCAGGACGAATTTGGGTTCCAAAAAACATTGAAGATGCTGTAGCGATTCGCGAAGGAAGATTAAGACCGGAAAATATTAAAGAAGAAGACCGTGATTATTACTTGGAAAGAAGATATCCGGCTTTCGGAAACTTGGTTCCTCGTGATGTGGCTTCCAGAGCAGCAAAAGAAAGATGTGATGCAGGTTACGGAATTGAAAATAATGATACGAAAGAAGGCGTTTTCCTAGATTTCTCTACGGAAATTATGAAAAAAGGAAAAGAAGCCGCTTTGGAAAAAAATATTCACAACCCGTCTCAACAGCAGATTTACGATTTAGGAAAAGCGTGGGTGGAAGAAAAATACGGAAACCTTTTCGTAATGTACGAAAAAATTACGGCAGACAATCCTTATGTAACGCCGATGAAGATTTATCCTGCAGTTCACTACACAATGGGCGGAGTTTGGGTTGATTATAACTTGCAGTCCACAATTCCAGGATGTTTCGTGATTGGCGAGGCGAATTTCTCCGACCACGGTGCAAACAGATTGGGTGCTTCTGCATTGATGCAAGGTTTAGCAGACGGTTATTTCGTGCTTCCTTACACGATTGCGGATTATCTTTCTGCGGACATCAGAACAGGAGCAATTCCAACAAATACAGCAGATTTTGACGCTGCTGAAAAAGAAGTGAAAGACAAAATCCATTTCTTCCTTAATAATAAAGGAAAACATTCGGTTGATTACTTCCACAAAAAATTGGGCCACATCATGTGGAACAAAGTAGGAATGGGAAGAACTCCGGAAGGTTTGAGTGAAGCGATTTCTGAAATCGAAGAAGTAAGAAAAGAATTTTGGAAAGACGTTAGAGTTCCAGGTTCCAACGACGAAATGAATCCTGAATTGGAAAAAGCATTCCGTGTTGCAGACTTCTTGGAATTGGGTCAACTGATGGCGAAAGATGCTTTAACAAGAGAAGAATCTTGCGGTGGACATTTCCGTTGGGATCACGCAACACCAGAAGGAGAAGCTGAAAGAGATGATGCAAATTTCAAATTTGTTTCGTGTTGGGAATATAATGGAGAAGATATTAATGCTGAAATCCTTCACAAAGAAGATTTGGTTTACGAAAATATCGAAGTGAAAACAAGAAGTTATAAATAA
- a CDS encoding succinate dehydrogenase cytochrome b subunit, which produces MAGLTSSTIGRKYAMALSAMFLLIFLVMHLSVNMLSVFSEDAFNSASYFMGYNPAVQFLMQPILVFAVFFHFIMGFVLEMKNNKARPVKYAVNGSAANSTWMSRNMIISGAVILAFLALHMYDFWAHEMTYKYVPGEGDPNDMTRFWGELHAKFGEIWRVVLYVISFVLLGLHLAHGFQSSFQSIGARHPKYTPVIKALGNWYSILIPAGFIFIAIFHYVTQ; this is translated from the coding sequence ATGGCAGGTTTAACGAGTTCTACCATCGGTAGAAAGTATGCAATGGCATTGTCCGCAATGTTTTTGCTGATTTTTCTTGTGATGCACCTTTCGGTTAATATGCTCTCGGTTTTCAGCGAAGATGCGTTCAACAGTGCGTCCTATTTTATGGGTTACAATCCCGCGGTTCAGTTTCTGATGCAGCCTATTTTAGTTTTTGCGGTGTTCTTTCACTTCATCATGGGCTTCGTTTTAGAAATGAAAAACAACAAAGCAAGACCTGTAAAATACGCAGTAAACGGTTCTGCAGCAAATTCAACGTGGATGTCGAGAAATATGATTATTTCCGGAGCCGTGATTTTGGCGTTTCTTGCACTTCACATGTATGATTTCTGGGCACATGAAATGACTTACAAATATGTTCCAGGAGAAGGAGATCCAAATGATATGACAAGATTTTGGGGTGAACTTCACGCAAAATTTGGAGAGATTTGGAGAGTGGTACTTTATGTAATTTCTTTTGTTTTGCTTGGTTTACATTTGGCGCACGGTTTCCAATCGTCGTTCCAGTCCATCGGAGCAAGACATCCAAAATATACACCGGTGATTAAGGCTTTAGGAAATTGGTATTCCATCCTGATTCCTGCAGGTTTTATCTTCATCGCAATTTTTCATTACGTAACTCAATAA
- a CDS encoding ComEC/Rec2 family competence protein has protein sequence MSEQFGNFTLKHQLNKQPLLILCVSFILGIFLQDEYYLAEKTIYIFLVFSFLTLFSFFIKNFYFHKFRYTSLLLLFFSLGIFAHFLKMQKPKIPDLQGKEFIYFKITKKLNSNEKNKRYEVAAWSNKEFFQSVLSMPKEEKDLDFQHYYKGEVYINKIQKPYSDFQFDYGKYLARRDIYFQCYLPNSYQSAKRNDLTLAEKIRQKRLETLKKIDQSALSKRTREFTKGIILADRTEMDKETVQDFQKSGLMHILAISGSHMAVIFWLILILLKPVFPVKLRNIKIVVALLLIWTFAIFIDYGSSVVRSCMMISCYYIYVLLQRKADLLHSMAVAAFAILIADTNQLFDVGFQLSFLAVLGIFWLNKPILKYLPKPKNKFQNTLINIISVSFAAQIATLPLVIYYFHQWSFISILANLVVITFAEILIVFALLMTVLITFSLQFSWINVLYDFSVTWILKLIHFFADIDFAFHKMIPITLLEVLAAFIIIYYLRFAIQKFNINNVSKVAYYLAVFIALRFFLNFRANQINEVLVHQYFKEQIVSIKNKDKVQFLISEKSNLEKIKTYLIEPYLTSRRTNNFEIRVIPKETEKIRINGVEYRMK, from the coding sequence TTGTCAGAGCAATTTGGTAATTTTACCTTAAAACACCAATTGAACAAACAACCTCTACTCATTCTCTGCGTTTCGTTTATTCTAGGAATTTTCTTGCAGGATGAATATTATTTGGCTGAAAAAACAATTTATATTTTTCTGGTTTTCAGTTTTTTAACGCTTTTTTCTTTTTTTATTAAAAACTTCTACTTTCATAAATTTCGGTATACCTCACTGCTTTTGCTTTTCTTTTCATTAGGAATTTTCGCACATTTCCTAAAGATGCAAAAACCAAAAATTCCAGACCTTCAAGGAAAGGAATTCATCTATTTTAAAATTACTAAAAAATTGAATTCCAACGAGAAAAATAAACGTTATGAAGTGGCTGCATGGAGCAACAAAGAGTTTTTTCAAAGCGTTCTTTCCATGCCGAAAGAGGAAAAAGACCTCGATTTTCAGCATTATTACAAAGGTGAAGTGTACATCAATAAAATCCAAAAACCGTACAGCGATTTCCAGTTTGATTATGGGAAATATTTGGCGAGAAGAGATATTTATTTTCAATGCTATCTTCCGAATTCCTATCAAAGTGCAAAAAGAAACGACCTTACCTTAGCTGAAAAAATTCGACAAAAACGCTTGGAAACTTTAAAAAAAATCGATCAATCGGCTTTAAGCAAAAGAACCCGTGAATTCACCAAGGGAATCATCCTCGCCGACCGAACTGAAATGGACAAAGAAACCGTGCAGGATTTTCAGAAATCAGGTTTGATGCACATTTTGGCGATTTCTGGTTCTCACATGGCGGTGATTTTCTGGCTGATTTTGATTCTTTTAAAACCAGTGTTTCCAGTAAAACTTAGAAATATAAAGATTGTTGTCGCGCTGCTTTTAATTTGGACGTTTGCAATTTTCATAGATTATGGAAGTTCGGTTGTTCGGAGTTGTATGATGATTTCGTGTTACTACATTTATGTGTTGCTGCAACGGAAAGCCGATTTGCTACATTCGATGGCGGTGGCAGCGTTTGCGATACTAATTGCAGATACCAACCAACTTTTTGATGTAGGGTTTCAACTGAGTTTTTTAGCGGTTCTGGGAATTTTTTGGTTAAATAAGCCGATTTTAAAATATCTGCCAAAACCTAAAAACAAATTCCAAAATACATTAATCAACATTATTTCTGTGAGCTTTGCGGCACAGATTGCGACGCTTCCATTGGTGATTTATTATTTTCATCAGTGGTCTTTTATTTCGATTTTGGCCAATTTGGTGGTGATTACTTTTGCGGAAATTTTGATAGTTTTTGCTTTGTTGATGACGGTTTTAATCACATTTTCGCTTCAATTTTCCTGGATTAATGTACTGTATGATTTCAGCGTGACTTGGATTTTGAAGCTGATTCACTTTTTCGCTGACATTGATTTCGCGTTTCACAAAATGATTCCAATCACGCTTTTGGAGGTTTTGGCTGCATTCATCATCATTTATTATTTAAGATTTGCCATTCAAAAATTCAATATCAACAATGTTTCGAAAGTGGCTTATTATCTCGCGGTTTTTATTGCTTTAAGGTTTTTTCTGAATTTTAGGGCCAATCAAATTAATGAAGTTTTAGTTCATCAATATTTCAAAGAACAAATTGTTTCAATTAAAAATAAGGATAAAGTCCAATTCCTAATTTCTGAAAAATCAAATTTGGAAAAGATAAAAACTTATCTGATTGAACCCTATCTAACTTCAAGAAGAACAAATAATTTTGAAATAAGAGTTATTCCAAAAGAAACTGAAAAAATAAGGATTAATGGAGTGGAGTATCGTATGAAATAA